GATTCACGAGTGCCAGAAGCGTGGCGGCGTCACGGCCTTTATCGACGCGGAACACGCGCTCGATGTGGCTTACGCCCGCAAGCTCGGGGTCAACACCGAGGAGCTCCTGGTAGCTCAGCCTGACTACGGAGAGCAAGCGCTCGAGATCGCCGATACCTTGGTTCGCTCTGGTGGTGTCGATCTCATCGTCGTGGATTCGGTCGCTGCACTGGTTCCAAAGGCAGAGATCGAAGGAGAGATGGGTGACAGCCATATGGGGCTGCAAGCTCGATTGATGAGCCAAGCGCTGCGAAAGCTGACCGGAACCATTCATCGCTCGAACACGACACTGTTCTTTATCAATCAGATCCGAATGAAGATCGGTGTGATGTTTGGATCTCCGGAAACGACCACTGGTGGTAATGCGCTCAAGTTCTATTCGAGTGTTCGGCTGGATATTCGTCGCGTGGGTGCGATCAAGAAGGCCGACCAGGTCGTGGGCAACCGCACGCGTGTCAAGGTTGTCAAGAACAAGCTGGCACCCCCGTTTCGCGACTGCGAATTCGACATCTTGTTTGGAAAGGGGATCAGCCGCAGCGGCGATGTTCTCGACCTGGCGGTAGAGGCGCGGCTAGTCGAAAAGAGCGGCGCCTGGTATAGTTACCGCAATGATCGTATCGGCCAGGGGCGTGATAACGTACGGGCTTATCTTGAAGAGCGTCCAGAGCTCATCGCAGAGCTGCAAAGACGAGTCTTCGAAAAACGCGGCCTCGTGCGTGGGAAGCCGGAAGCCAGGGAGGCCACAAAAGCTCAGGGAGAAAATTCCAAGACCGCTAAGACGGTCAAGAGAAAACCCGATGGCGCGGTGCGGGGCCATCCGCGAGCCTAGGTTTGCCGCTAGCGTTCAACAGTGCTATTTTGGTAGAGTGCGGGGGTCCGCCGCAGGATCGCGGATCCCAGGTTCAACCTCGAATGATGCTCGCTCCGTAGGGTCCAAAACCAGGTCGGAGCAACATGGCGTCTCTGACAAGCCGCTTCGTAGATATGAATAAACTTGAACTAAAGATAGGTGACAAAGCCGTCTATCCAGCGCACGGCGTGGCCCAGGTCATAGCGATCGAGACACGCGAGGTCGCCGGACAGCACAAGGACTTCTACATACTGAGAATCGTCGGCTCGGGCTTCAAGCTGATGGTCCCTACGGACGGCGCCAAGCGAGCTGGGCTCCGTGGACTCATGTCCAAGCAAGCCGTGCGCAGGCTCTTGACGCTGCTGAGGCAGCCGGTGGACATTCCCGTTGGGCTGCCTTGGGCCAAACGTGCGCGCGAGTACAACGAGATGATCGGTAGCGGGGAGCTAGCCAATGTGGCGCGGATCGTCCGGGAGCTGCATCAGCGGGCACACGAACGGGAGCTTTCGTACAGCGAGCGGAAAGTGCTCGAGCATGCGCGCGCGCTGATTGTATCAGAAATCGCCGTCGCCCGAGAGTGCAGCGAGGAGCGCGCGTGCCAGCAGATAGACACGGCGCTGGCAGCTAACTTGTAGTCGAAGCAGCGCTATTTCTCTACGCTGCGCTCCGTGGCTGTGCCGTGGACCGTGCCGGTCCACTGCGCAGCGCAGGAAATCTCGGGTAGTTTCGGGCCAGAATGGATGCCAGAGCCCGCGCGCCCGCAGAAAAATCCGCAGGAATAGCAGCGCTATTTCTCTGCGCTGCGCTTCGTGGCTGTGCATTTACCCCTGCACCTCCGTGGACTCTGTCCACTGCGCAGCGCAGGGCTACATGCACAGAGCGAGGACTTTTTCGAGATTTTTTCGAGGACGTGAGCGGCTATGGCGCCATTGTGGCCCGAAACTAGCCCGGCTTGCGGGCATCGCTGGGACGCACATAGCAGGGTTGCAGCGCGGCCAGATCGCTGGCTCCGTGCCTGAGTAGCTGCTGCTGCGCCTCGACGGCCAAGGTCTCGGCATCCACCACATCGTGAAATGGCGAAACCAGCTGCGCACGATCCCCCAACAACGCGAGCAGCGACTCGGCATAACGGCGCGCACCGCTTCCGCACAGAAGCAGGGGCGAACCAGCCAGGGAAAGAAGCAGCTGTCCGGCCTCCAAGGGGTCCGCGCACCTGGGCGCCAAGCGCTCGAGCAACTGACCGTCGGCGTGACGCGCGTAGGCTGCAACGTACACCTGCGATTTGTGGGCGTCGACCATCGCGACCGCGACGCGATGCTGCCCCGCCAGCGGCGCGGCCAAGACCTGTAACGACGAGACCCCCGCCAGCGGCAGACCGGCAGCCAGGCAAAGCCCCTTGGCCGTGGCCAGTCCCACCCGCAAGCCCGTGAACGTGCCGGGGCCCGTCCCAACCGCCACAAGCTCGACGCGACTTAGCTCGAAGCCCGACAGCGTCAACACGCTCTGACACTGCTGCAGCAGCGCCGCGTCGTGCCCCGTTTCCCGGCGCACCCTGAAGCTTGCGCGCGCCCGGCTCCCTTCCACCAAGGCTACCGAAGCCGTGGTCCCAGAGGTATCAAATGCGAGAGTGCGCATTGGAATCGGCTAGGCTCATCCGGCAGGAGCGTCAACCCGAGACACTCTCATCGCGTGGCACAGCGCGAGCCAGGTGCGGCTTGACCAATTGGGTGCAGACCAATACAAGCGTTGCCGCGGAGGATTGAGGCCGTGCTGGGCTTACTGCAGGCAACCGACCCGCGCTGGGCCCGGATAGCGGAACAGGACCTGGATCTCCTGCTCTCGGATCACGCACACTGTGAGCTCAAGGCCGCCCACAGCGCGCTGAGCTTGGTTGCCCGTTACGGAGGCGAGGC
This genomic stretch from Pseudomonadota bacterium harbors:
- the tsaB gene encoding tRNA (adenosine(37)-N6)-threonylcarbamoyltransferase complex dimerization subunit type 1 TsaB, coding for MRTLAFDTSGTTASVALVEGSRARASFRVRRETGHDAALLQQCQSVLTLSGFELSRVELVAVGTGPGTFTGLRVGLATAKGLCLAAGLPLAGVSSLQVLAAPLAGQHRVAVAMVDAHKSQVYVAAYARHADGQLLERLAPRCADPLEAGQLLLSLAGSPLLLCGSGARRYAESLLALLGDRAQLVSPFHDVVDAETLAVEAQQQLLRHGASDLAALQPCYVRPSDARKPG
- the recA gene encoding recombinase RecA, whose product is MSSDRDKALELAVTAIERQYGKGAIMRLGDSDITQDIPVIPTGAPSLDLCLGIGGYPRGRIIEIYGPESSGKTTLTLHAIHECQKRGGVTAFIDAEHALDVAYARKLGVNTEELLVAQPDYGEQALEIADTLVRSGGVDLIVVDSVAALVPKAEIEGEMGDSHMGLQARLMSQALRKLTGTIHRSNTTLFFINQIRMKIGVMFGSPETTTGGNALKFYSSVRLDIRRVGAIKKADQVVGNRTRVKVVKNKLAPPFRDCEFDILFGKGISRSGDVLDLAVEARLVEKSGAWYSYRNDRIGQGRDNVRAYLEERPELIAELQRRVFEKRGLVRGKPEAREATKAQGENSKTAKTVKRKPDGAVRGHPRA
- a CDS encoding CarD family transcriptional regulator is translated as MNKLELKIGDKAVYPAHGVAQVIAIETREVAGQHKDFYILRIVGSGFKLMVPTDGAKRAGLRGLMSKQAVRRLLTLLRQPVDIPVGLPWAKRAREYNEMIGSGELANVARIVRELHQRAHERELSYSERKVLEHARALIVSEIAVARECSEERACQQIDTALAANL